From Ictidomys tridecemlineatus isolate mIctTri1 chromosome 2, mIctTri1.hap1, whole genome shotgun sequence, the proteins below share one genomic window:
- the Rilpl2 gene encoding RILP-like protein 2 isoform X1, with translation MEEPPVREEEEGDGEMDEAGPEGALGKSPFQLTTEDVYDISYVVGRELMALGSDPRVTQLQFKIVRVLEMLEALVDKGSLAAEELRMERDNLRQEVEGLRRRGPPAQGEVNLGPDKMVVDLTDPNRPRFTLQELRDVLQERNKLKSQLIVVQEELQGYKSGLIAPREGPGGRRRNDTVVTRACNANSDKEEKTIMKKLFSFRSGKPT, from the exons ATGGAGGAGCCCCCGGTgcgagaggaggaggaaggggacggAGAGATGGATGAAGCCGGGCCCGAGGGCGCCCTGGGCAAGAGCCCCTTCCAGCTGACCACCGAGGATGTGTACGACATCTCCTACGTGGTGGGCCGCGAGCTGATGGCCTTGGGCAGCGACCCTCGGGTGACCCAGCTGCAGTTCAAGATTGTCCGCGTGCTAGAGATGCTGGAGGCGCTGGTGGATAAGGGCAGCCTGGCCGCGGAGGAGCTGAGGATGGAGAGGGACAACCTCAGGCAGGAGGTGGAGGGGCTGCGGAGACGGGGCCCGCCGGCCCAAGGGGAG GTGAACCTGGGACCAGACAAAATGGTGGTTGACTTGACGGATCCCAACCGGCCGCGCTTCACCCTGCAGGAGCTGCGGGACGTGCTGCAGGAGCGCAACAAGCTCAAGTCCCAGCTGATAGTGGTGCAGGAAGAGCTGCAAGGCTACAAGAG TGGCCTGATTGCACCAAGAGAAGGCCcagggggaagaagaagaaacgATACTGTGGTTACCAGAGCCTGCAATGCCAACAGTGACAAGGAGGAGAAGACAATCATGAAGAAGCT GTTCTCCTTCCGGTCTGGGAAGCCGACCTAG
- the Rilpl2 gene encoding RILP-like protein 2 isoform X2 — MEEPPVREEEEGDGEMDEAGPEGALGKSPFQLTTEDVYDISYVVGRELMALGSDPRVTQLQFKIVRVLEMLEALVDKGSLAAEELRMERDNLRQEVEGLRRRGPPAQGEVNLGPDKMVVDLTDPNRPRFTLQELRDVLQERNKLKSQLIVVQEELQGYKSGLIAPREGPGGRRRNDTVVTRACNANSDKEEKTIMKKLCCAGD, encoded by the exons ATGGAGGAGCCCCCGGTgcgagaggaggaggaaggggacggAGAGATGGATGAAGCCGGGCCCGAGGGCGCCCTGGGCAAGAGCCCCTTCCAGCTGACCACCGAGGATGTGTACGACATCTCCTACGTGGTGGGCCGCGAGCTGATGGCCTTGGGCAGCGACCCTCGGGTGACCCAGCTGCAGTTCAAGATTGTCCGCGTGCTAGAGATGCTGGAGGCGCTGGTGGATAAGGGCAGCCTGGCCGCGGAGGAGCTGAGGATGGAGAGGGACAACCTCAGGCAGGAGGTGGAGGGGCTGCGGAGACGGGGCCCGCCGGCCCAAGGGGAG GTGAACCTGGGACCAGACAAAATGGTGGTTGACTTGACGGATCCCAACCGGCCGCGCTTCACCCTGCAGGAGCTGCGGGACGTGCTGCAGGAGCGCAACAAGCTCAAGTCCCAGCTGATAGTGGTGCAGGAAGAGCTGCAAGGCTACAAGAG TGGCCTGATTGCACCAAGAGAAGGCCcagggggaagaagaagaaacgATACTGTGGTTACCAGAGCCTGCAATGCCAACAGTGACAAGGAGGAGAAGACAATCATGAAGAAGCT